The DNA window AGCGGATCGATCGGCCGCACCGCCGCTCGCCATCCTGACGAGTGTCAGACCGGGAGTTCGAAGATTTCGTCCGATCCTATAGAGGAGATCGATACGCGGGGGTGGGGTTGCGGGGGTCCTGCTCGGACCGGATGCCGCGGAAACACCGGGCGCGGTCCGTCGGGATCCGGATCAGGGGTTGGTCACAACTGGCGCACGTTCCTGGCCTGGGCGAACCCGGCTGACGAGAATGGCGGACGGTGGCTTGCCGGCGATCCGGGAATAGATTGCGGAGGTCGCCGGTTGAGCTGTTCGACAATCAATATTGAGTGTGATCGGCTCAAGTTTGAGTTGACTCCCGGCGGCGGTCGGGTGCAAGATTGAGCCGACCACGCTCAGCGTCGCTGGGACCGTGCTCCGTGAGGTGCTCGGTGCGAGGTCTCGTGGCAGCCGATCACGGATGTCGCAGATCGCTTGAAACCGCGTTTACCCAGCACCGACACAAGTAGTTACGTCAACTAGGAGGAACCACCATGGCTCGTGCGGTCGGAATCGACCTCGGGACCACGAACTCGGTCGTCGCCGTTCTCGAAGGCGGCGAGCCGGTCGTTGTCGCGAACTCTGAAGGATCGCGCACTACCCCCTCGATCGTCGCGTTCGCCAAGAACGGTGAGGTTCTGGTCGGCCAGCCCGCCAAGAACCAGGCGGTCACCAACGTCGACCGCACCATCCGCTCGGTCAAGCGCCACATCGGCACCGACTGGTCCGTGGAGATCGACGGCAAGAAGTACACCTCGCAGGAGATCAGCGCGCGCACGCTGATGAAGCTGAAGCGCGACGCCGAGTCCTATCTCGGTGAGGAGATCACCGACGCGGTCATCACCGTGCCCGCGTACTTCGAGGACGCCCAGCGTCAGGCCACCAAGGAAGCCGGCCAGATCGCCGGGCTGAACGTGCTGCGCATCGTCAACGAGCCCACCGCGGCCGCGCTCGCGTACGGCCTGGACAAGGGCGATAAGGAACAGACCATCCTGGTCTTCGACCTCGGTGGCGGCACCTTCGACGTCTCGCTGCTGGAAATCGGCGAGGGCGTCGTCGAGGTCCGCGCCACCTCCGGTGACAACCACCTCGGTGGTGACGACTGGGACGAGCGCGTGGTGACCTGGCTGGTCGACAAGTTCAAGGCCAGCGCGGGCATCGACCTGACCAAGGACAAGATGGCGCTGCAGCGCCTGCGTGAGGCCGCCGAGAAGGCGAAGATCGAACTGAGCTCCTCGCAGAGCACCTCGATCAACCTCCCCTACATCACCGTCGACGCGGATAAGAACCCGCTGTTCCTCGACGAGCAGCTGACCCGCGCCGAATTCCAGAAGATCACCTCGGATCTGCTCGACCGCACCCGTGCGCCGTTCCAGTCCGTGATCAAGGACGCAGGCATCAACGTCGCCGATATCGACCATGTCGTGCTCGTCGGCGGCTCCACCCGTATGCCCGCCGTATCCGAACTGGTCAAGGAACTGACCGGCGGTCGCGAGCCGAACAAGGGCGTGAATCCGGACGAGGTTGTCGCCGTCGGCGCCGCCCTGCAGGCCGGTGTGCTCAAGGGTGAGGTCAAGGACGTCCTGCTGCTCGATGTGACCCCGCTGTCGCTGGGTATCGAGACCAAGGGTGGCGTGATGACCAAGCTCATCGAGCGCAACACCACCATCCCGACCAAGCGCTCGGAGACCTTCACCACCGCCGACGACAACCAGCCGTCGGTGCAGATCCAGGTGTTCCAGGGTGAGCGTGAAATCGCCTCGCACAATAAGTTGCTCGGCTCCTTCGAGCTGACCGGCCTCCCGCCCGCTCCGCGTGGCGTGCCGCAGATCGAGGTCACCTTCGATATCGACGCCAATGGCATCGTGCATGTGACCGCGAAGGATAAGGGCACCGGCAAGGAAAACAAGATCAAGATCCAGGACGGCTCCGGCCTGTCCAAGGAAGAGATCGACCGGATGGTCAAGGACGCCGAGGCGCATGCCGCCGAGGACAAGTCGCGGCGCGAGGAGGCGGAGACCCGCAACCAGGCCGAGTCGCTGGTGCACCAGACCGAGAAGTTCATCAAGGACAACGAGGACAAGGTCCCCGCGGATATCAAGTCCAAGGTCGAGGCGGCCATCGCCGAGGCGAACGAGGCGCTCAAGGGCACCGACATCGCCGCGGTCAAGGCAGCCGTCGAGAAGCTGGCGACCGAGTCGCAGGCGCTTGGTCAGGCGATCTACGAGGCCTCGGCCGCCGAGTCGGCCGCCTCCAGCAACGGGGCATCGAGCTCGGCCGGCGATGACCAGGTCGTGGACGCGGAGGTTGTGGACGAGCCGGTCGACACGGAGAAGAAGTGAGCGAGGGAAACTCCGAACAGGAGCCGATCACCTTCGTCGACAATCGCAAGATCGATCCGGAGACAGGTGAGATCCGGGAACCGGCGGCGGATCAGTCCGCCGCCGGGCCCGGCCCGGAAGCCGGGAACGGCACCGAACCCGTCATCGGTACGGACGAGGGCGCCGAGATCCTGGCCGAGGCCATCACCAAGGAGTTGGCCGAGCGCACCGCCGACCTGCAGCGGCTGACCGCTGAATACGCCAACTATCGGCGTCGGGTCGAGCGGGACCGCCAGGCCACCATCGACGCGGCCAAGGCCGCCGTGGTCTCCGAATTGCTTGGCGTACTCGACGACCTCGATCGTGCGCGTGCGCACGGCGACCTCGATGCCGGACCGCTCAAATCGGTCGCGGACAAGCTCGCCGACGCACTGCACAAGCAGGGTCTGCAGGAATTCGGTTCGGAGGGTGAGCCTTTCGACCCGACCCTGCACGAGGCCGTGCAGCACGAGGGCGAGGGACACGATCCGGTGATCGGCATGGTCATGCGCAAGGGCTATCGGTTCGGCGATCGGGTGCTTCGGCACGCGCTCGTCGGGGTAACCGATGGCGTGGCCGATCTGGTCGAAGAAGAGGCATCGGATGTTGATGCCAATGCGAACAACCAATAGGAACCCGAGAGGAGGAGATACCCGGTGAGCCAACGGGAGTGGATCGAAAAGGACTTCTACAAGGAGCTGGGTGTCTCCTCCAGCGCCTCGCAGGACGAGATCAAGAAGGCATATCGCAAGCTCGCTCGTGACTTGCATCCGGATGCCAATCCCGGCGACACCAAGGCCGAGGAGCGGTTCAAGACCGTCAGCGAGGCGCATGCCGTGCTGTCGGATCCGGCCAAGCGCAAGGAATACGACGAGACCCGAAAGCTGTTCGCCGGTGGCGGATACGGCCGTGGCGGCTTCACTCCCGGTGCGGGCGGCGGCTTCTCGCAGGATTTCAATATCGGTGACATCTTCGGCCAGGCGAATGCCGGCGACGGTGGCCTCGGTGACCTGCTGGGTGGGCTGTTCAATCGGGGCGGCACGCGGACCGCGAGCCGTCCCCGCCGCGGCGCGGATGTGGAGACCGAGACGACGCTCGGTTTCCGCGAGGCCGCGCAGGGCGTCACCGTTCCACTGCGAATGACCAGTCCGTCGCCGTGCACTACCTGTCACGGCAGCGGCGCCAAGCCGGGGACCAGTCCACGAGTCTGTCCCGTCTGCAATGGAAACGGCGTGATCAGCCGCAACCAGGGTGCGTTCGGCTTCAGCGAGCCGTGCGATGAGTGCCGGGGCACCGGCTCGATCATCGACGACCCGTGCGTCGACTGCCACGGCAGCGGCATCCAGAATCGGACGCGCACCATCACGGTGCGGATTCCCCCTGGTGTCAGCGACGGGCAGAAGATCCGGCTGGCCGGACAGGGCGAGGCCGGGCTGCGTGGTGCGCCCTCGGGTGACCTCTATGTGACCGTGCACGTCAGCCAGGACAAGGTCTTCGGCCGCAACGGCGACGACCTGACCCTGGTGCTGCCGGTCAGTTACAGTGAATTGGTGTTGGGCACAACGGTTTCCGTGCCCACGCTGGAAGGGCGCGTCGGCGTGAAGGTGCCTGCGGGCACCGCGGACGGCCGCATCCTGCGGGTGCGCGGCCGTGGCGTGCCCAAGCGTGGTCCCGGTGGCGGCGCGGGCGATCTGCTCGTCACCGTCAAGGTCGCCGTGCCACAGAAGCTGGACGACAATGCCGCCGAGGCGCTCAAGCGCTATGCGGAGGCGGAGAAGACCAGTGGGTTCGATCCACGTGCGGGATGGGCGGGTGCGTGATGTCCGATAATCCGAAGCAGGCATCCGGTGGGACCGCGCGGGCCGAGTTCTTCATGATCTCGGTCGCGGCCCAGCTAGCGGGTATGCACGCGCAGACACTGCGCACATATGACCGCTTGGGACTGGTTACGCCGCAACGGACTTCGGGTGGCGGTAGGCGTTATTCGACACGGGACGTCGAGCTGCTGCGCGAGGTGCAGCGGCTATCCCAGGACGACGGCGTCAACCTGGCGGGCATCAAGCGCATCATCGAACTCACCAACCAGGTCGAGGAACTGCAGCAGCGGGTCGCCGAAATGGCGGCCGAGCTGGAGCGGCTGCGCGCGGGGTACCGCCCCGATCTCACGCCGCCGCAACGCAGTACCGCACTGGTGGTGTGGAAGCCGCGCAATCGGCGCTGATAAGCGCCACGGCACAGCAAGGCTCCGGGATTCGGTTGCACAACCGAGCCCGGAGCCTTTGTCGTATTCGGCTGATAAATGGCGGTGGCCGGGACCGTTGGGTCGAAACGCGGTGCCGGTTCGCGCTTGCGAATTAGTGCTGGCAGTGGGCGAGCAAACGCCCGATTCCGGTTTCGGTACCTGACAAGTGTTTTGGGGTCCCAGGGGACTCGGCGTGCGGTCGCCTAAGTTGCCGATGATGTGCCGATCTGCGAGGTTTGCTGTGGGCGCGGATCCAGCAAACTATGCGCGATTCGCCATGAGGATTCCATCGGTCGCCAGGTCGGTGGGTGCGCGAGGTTTGCTCGAGTCCGGTGGCCGGATGCGAGCGCGGGGTTGCCGTGGGATCGCTCCCACTGCCCGATTGGGATGAACCATGCAAAACGGGGTTGCGAAATCGCCAAGTATGTGACGGATTTCACCGTCGTGTTCGTTCTTTCGGTTTGTTTTCAAGGCATTTCGTGGTGCGGATCCTCGTTTAAGGGGAATTACACACGTGATGTTTATTCGATTGATTCCGTTGCTGGCAAACCTCCCTTACACTCGTTCGCATCGGCTGCTGTCGAGTGACCCACAGCACCTCACGTGACAGCTCAGTTTGTGTTCAAGTGCGAAATGGGGTTGTGACACAAATGGATTCGCGGACTGTCGCTTTGATAAGAACGACGTTCAAGGCGGTTGCTGCGGAGGAGGGGGGTCCGGCAAAGCTGGCCAGTTCGTTCTACGCAATCCTGTTCACCGACTACCCCGCCGCCCGGGATTTCTTCCCCGCAGCGATGGATTCCCAGCGTGACCGATTGGTCAAGGCCATCTCCTACGCGCTGGATCGGCTCGAGGAGCCGAACAAGTTATTGCCCTTCCTCGCCCAACTCGGGCGCGACCATCGCAAGTACGGTGTGCAGCCCGCGCATTACACCGCCGTAGCCACCTCGTTGAAGACCGCGATGCGAATCTTCGCGGGCACCGAGATGTGGACCGATGAGGTGGACCGCGCCTGGGACGAGGGCCTCAAGATCATCGGCGACACCATGATCGGTGCGGCCCAGCAGGAATCCGCACCATCGGTGTGGACCGGGACCGTGGTCGAGCGCCACGATCTACTGCGCAATCTCGCCGTCGTCCGGCTGCAATTGGATCAGCCCATGCAGTACGCCGCAGGGCAGTACATCAGCGTGCAGATCCCGTCCCGGCCGCGCATGTGGCGCTATCTGTCCCCCGCGGTGCCAGCGAATGCGAACGGGGAGGTGGAATTCCACATCCGCGGCGTACTCGGCGGCTGGGTCAGCCCGGCCATCCTCAGCAATACCGTTGTCGGTGATCAGTGGTTACTCGGTTCGCCACTGGGCGGACTCGGCGTACCGCGCAATGTGAAACGGAAGATGTTGATGGTCGGCTGCGGTACCGGCATCGCACCCCTGCGCGCCCAGCTCATGGCGATGGCACAACGGCGCGTCAATCCGCGGGTGCAGCTGTTCGTCGGCGGCCACCATCCCTGTGATCTCTACGATCTGGAGATCCTGAGCCACCTGGCCACCGCCAATAAGTGGCTCACCATCACCCCGGTCACCGAGAGCGACGAAAACCCTTGGTGGTACCTCGATTCCGATGAACCCCAACCCGCCTGGCCCGGCCTGGAGGCCCGGATTACCGGTCAGATCGGCAAGGTCGTCGCGAGCTACGGCTCCTGGTCGGACCGGGATGTGCAGATCGTCGGCTCGCCCTCGATGGTGCAGACCACCAAGTTCCGTCTGATGGCCGCAGGAACCCAAACCAAGAACATCAGACACGACCCACTGTTCTGAGCTGTGTTTTCGGCCGCGCGGGCGCGGCGTGTTCGCGGCCCCCGGATGTCTCGCGTCCGACCCTTTCGAGCGACCTGCAAGCAGTCGCAAGCGGTGCCGTCGAGACTCGCGCCTGCGGCGCATGCGCTTCGACGACTCGGACGCGAGACGGGCCGCGAACGGGTCGCTCGTAAGACTCGCTCCGTTGTGGTCGGTTTGTCTATCAGAGTCCTTCGAATTGTATTGCAGCAGCTGGAGTTCCGGTCTCCACGAGACGGTCCAGGGTTACCCGGACCATATTGGGGGAGCCGCAGACCAGGACCTGGTGGTTGTCGAACGCGCCGTGTGAACCGACCACGTCCGCGACCGTGCCGAAGAGCATGTCGTCCAGTGGGAATCCGATACCGACGCGCGCCTGCTCATACCATTCGTCGACCCAGCCCGGATCCTCCGGGCTCTCGACCACGGGAATCACCGTGAGCCAGGGCAAGTCGTTCGCCAGCAGGAAGAGCATATCGTCGGCGTACAGGTCCCGCGGGGAGCGGCCGCCGACGAATAGGTAAGTGGGCGGCGGATCTTCGTGTCTGGCCAGCTCGAGGATCTGGGCGCGCATCGGCGCCAGACCGGTGCCGCCCGCGATCAGCACCACCTCGTCGCCGTACGGATCGATGGCGAAGGTGCCCAGGGGAGCACCGATCTGCCATTCGTCGCCGGTCTTGGTGTCGGCGACGATGCTGCCGCTGCACCAGCCGCCGGGCACCGTGCGCACATGGAACTCCAGCTTGCCGTCCAGCGAGGGCGGCAGCGCCGGGGAGAGCCGCCGACGCATGCCGGGATGCTGCGGCACCCGGACCTCGACGGATTGACCGGCCAGGAACGGGATGTATTCGCCGATCAAGCGGATTACCGCGACATCGTGGCGTAGTCGGTGGTGACCGACCACGGTCGCCTTCCATTCGGGCGCGGCACCATTGCCGAGCCCGCTCGGATCTATCGTCATTCTGCTTCTCTCACACGGGATCTGAGCTGATGGCCGACTCCGGGGTGCCGACGGCCATGAGTGCGCGGCGGGTGTCGGCGATCATGCGTGCCGACCCGGCGATCTGGATCTGCCGGTCGGCCCAGGAGCCGAAGCTGGCGACCACCGCGCCGAGATTGCCGATCAGGCGGCGGTGCATGCCGTACGGCTCGTCCTGCAGCGGATGCGGATACCACCACGGGTTGGTCTTCTGTTCGCAGACCGGGACCACGGTGAGCCACGGATTGCTTTGCGAGAGCTGCCACATGTTCTCGACGTCGTACAGATCGCAGGGATAGCGCCCGCCGATGAAGAAGTGTACGCGCGGGTTGATACCGCGCTGACCCATCTCGATCAGCTGGGCGCGCAGTGGGGCGATGCCGGTGCCCGCGCCGATGAGCAGCACGTCGCGGCCGCTGTCGCGGTCGACGTGCAGCCCGCCCAGCGGACCCGCGACCATCCACCGGTCGCCGACCCTGGTCTCGTTGACGATGGCCGGACTCACCCAGCCGCCGCGGATCTTGCGGATGTGGAATTCGATTTCGCCATAGGGATTCGCCGGAATCGCGGGCGAGAGGTAGCGCCACATCTTCGGGCGCTGCGGTACGGATATCGGCACATACTGACCGGCCTGATACGGAATCGGGCCGTCGGACTGCAGCCGCACGATGGCCAGATCCTCGAGCACCCGGCGATGGCCGACCACGGTCGCCTCCCAATACGGCTGCGACTTGTCGGAGTTCGCGCCGATGGCCATGGACGCCGAGATCAGGATGGTGATATCGCGCCAGCCCTCCTCGAGCGCGCGGTTCCACATCGGACCGTTGAAGACCCGGAACGCGGCGAGCAACGCCCGCCCCGCGATATCGTAATGCGCGGCGATGACACCGTACTTGCGGTGATCCCGCGCCAACTGTTCCAGGAATTTCTGTGCCCGTCCCCAGTCCTCGAGGTTGTCGAGCACGAAATGGATGGCGGTCACCAGGCGCTTCGCCTGCATCTCCATCGCGGGCGGGAACAACTCCCGCAGCTGAGGCTTCTCCGCGAACAGATGACCATAAAACGCACTGATCAACCGCTCGGGTCCATGTGGCGACTCGATCACCGAACGAAAGTTGGCGCGGACCAGCGCTGCCGAACGCGCATCCACGACGTGGAGCTTCCTTTCCCTCTACCTACTGCCCAGGGAGACATGTCCGTAACCGGCGGTTCTCCGCTGTCAAGTATCCCTGAAAATCCCGTGGTCGTGTGGGTATGACCGATCACGCCCGCGCCAACGGTAATCCGTGGGCAAATCGGGGGTGCCTTGGGCCTGGCGTGGGAGGATATGTGAGGTCCGGGGCGGCCGGTTATCGCCGGGTCAACTCGCGAGGTTCGCGCGGACGGCGGGGGCGACCAATTCGGCATAGCGGTGCACCTGTTCTACCGGATCACCCTCGGTCGGCCAGAAGATGAAGGCGTCGACGCGCTGGTCGCGGTGCAGTGCGGACAGATCGTCCACCCAGCGCTTTCGGCGTAGGTCGTCAGCTCGGTCAATTGCTGATAGTCATCGGCCGCCGGAAGCAGGAAGAGGCCGAATTCCACAGGGCGGGTGCTCATTAGCTCTCCACGAGCTCAGATGGAGAGCACGGTCTTGCCGCGCGCGCCCGACGCGCCGATGACGGAGGCGGCTGCGGCCAGCGGGATGGTCGCGTCGATCGGCACGACCACGTCGCCCGCCGCGACGCGATCGAGCAGGCGGGTCAATTCGGGTGCGCGGCCGCTGGATTCGATATTGCCGCCCTTGATGCTACGGTCGCACAGGGCGTCCTGGTCGGCGGCCCAGATGGTGGAGTAAACGGTGCCGCCGTCGCGCACGACAGCGGTCAGCTCCGCCAGTGCTTCGGGCGGACTCACCAGATCGAAGAGCGCATCGACCCCGTTCGGATATGCGGCGGCGACCTGTGCCGCGACCGGTCCCTGGGTGTAGTCGATGGTCGCGGCCGCACCGAGTCGGGTCATCTGGTCGGCGTCCGCGCCGCGCGCCGTCGCGATGACGTGTGCGCCCGCCATATTCGCCAGCTGCACCAGGAAGGAACCGACTCCGCCGGTGGCACCGACGATCAACACCGTCTGATCCGGTTCGATCTTGCTGGCGTCCACGATGTCCTGAGCGGTGACCCCGGCGGTCGGCAGTGCCGCGGCCGCGATGGTCGGCACGCCGTCCGGGATGCGCACCAGCGTGGCGTCCTCGGGCAGCACCGCGTATTCGGCGAAACTGCCGTGGCCGACCGGCGGGTTCAGGAATTTGCCGACGACGCGGTCGCCGACGGCGAATTTGTTGACGCCGGGTCCGACCGAGGACACCGTGCCCGCGCCGTCGACGCCGAGGATCATCGGAAAATCGTGTGGCAGTTTGCCATCCAGAATGCCGGTGGCCATCCGCTGGTCGAAGGGGTTGACCCCGGCCGCCTCCAACTGGACCCGGACCGCGCCCACACCGGGTTCGGGTACCGGCATATCGGCCAATTCGGGTGTCGCTGCGAAGCTTCGTACCACGATCGCGCGCATACATCGCTCCTTGATTCGGGCTGAATTGTGATGCATCAACCAACGGCCAAGGCCATCGTAGGCACCTCCATGCCGCAGACCCGGTGATTGATGCCATTCGGCAGTGTCGCGGCGTAGCGTTCAGCACGAGTCTGTTCGGGTGTCGGTCGAGTCGATCGTTCTCGGAGCCGTCCGTTCGAAGTAATTCAAAGTTGAGTGGAACAGACTCAACCTTTCCGACGTTGGATGGTGCAGAGCATCGACTAGTAGGAAGGTGACTTGTGGACTCGTTCAATCCCACCACCAAGACCCAGGCGGCCCTGACCGCCGCCCTGCAGGCCGCCTCGGCCGCGGGCAATCCGGAGATCCGTCCGGCGCACTTGCTGGTGGCGTTGCTGGACCAAACCGATGGCATCGCCGCCCCCTTGCTCAAGGCCGTCGCGGTGGATCCGGCAATCATTCGGCGCGAGGCGCGCGACATTGTGGACAAACTGCCGCGGGCGACCGGCGCGACCACCACACCGCAGCTCGGCCGCGAGGCCCTGGCCGCGATCACCGCCGCCCAGCGCCTGGCCACCGAACTCGGCGACGAGTACGTCTCGACCGAGCACGTCCTGGTCGGCCTCGCCGACGGCGACTCGGAAGTGACCATGCTGTTGATGAAGTACGGCGCGACGCCTGACGCGCTGCGTGAGGCGTTCACCGCCGTACGCGGCAGCGCACGGGTCACCAGTCCGGATCCCGAGGGCACTTACCAAGCGCTGGAGAAGTATTCGACCGATCTCACCGACGCGGCGCGCGCGGGCAAGCTCGACCCGGTCATCGGGCGCGATACCGAAATCCGCCGGGTCGTCCAGGTGCTGAGCCGTCGCACCAAGAACAACCCGGTGCTAATCGGCGAACCCGGTGTCGGCAAGACCGCGATCGTCGAGGGCTTGGCCCAGCGCATCGTGGCCGGTGACGTGCCGGAGTCACTGCGCGGCAAGTCCGTTGTCTCGCTGGACCTGGGCGCGATGGTCGCCGGTGCGAAGTATCGCGGTGAATTCGAGGAGCGGCTCAAGGCCGTGCTCGAGGACATCAAGAACAGTGCGGGACAGATCATCACGTTCATCGATGAGCTGCACACCATCGTCGGCGCCGGTGCCACCGGTGAATCCGCGATGGACGCGGGCAATATGATCAAGCCCATGCTCGCCCGCGGTGAGCTGCGGCTGGTCGGCGCGACCACGCTGGAGGAGTACCGCAAGCACATCGAGAAGGACGCCGCACTGGAGCGTCGCTTCCAGCAGGTGCTGGTCGGCGAGCCGTCGGTGCAGGACACCATCGGCATCCTGCGCGGTATCAAGGAGCGCTACGAGGTGCACCACGGCGTGCGCATCACCGACTCCGCGCTGGTCGCCGCCGCCACCCTCAGCGACCGCTACATCACCTCCCGGTTCCTGCCGGATAAGGCGATCGACCTGGTCGATGAGTCGGCATCGCGGCTGCGCATGGAAATCGACTCGCGTCCAGTGGAAATCGATGCGGTCGAGCGCGCGGTGCGCCGCCTGGAAATCGAAGAGGTCGCGCTCGAGAAGGAAACCGACGCGGCCTCCAAGCAGCGCCTGGAGAAGCTGCGCCAGGAACTCGCCGATGACCGCGAGAAGCTCAACCAGCTGATGACCCGCTGGCAGAACGAGAAGAGCGCCATCGATCAGGTCCGAGTCCTCAAGGAGGAGTTGGAATCCCTGCGCGGCGAATCCGAACGCGCCGAGCGCGACGGTGATCTGGGCAAGGCCGCCGAGCTGCGCTACGGCCGCATCCCGGCACTGGAGAAGCAGCTCGCCGAGGCCGAAAAGGCTTCCGCGACAGCCGGTGACGGCGAAGTGATGCTCAAGGAGGAGGTCGGCCCCGACGATATCGCCGAGGTGGTCTCGGCCTGGACCGGTATTCCGGTCGGCCGGATGATGGAAGGCGAGACCCAGAAACTGCTGCGGATGGAGCAGGAGCTGGGCAAGCGCGTCGTCGGCCAGCCCGAGGCGGTGCAGGCGGTCTCCGACGCGGTGCGCCGGGCGCGGGCCGGAGTCGCGGATCCGAACCGTCCGACGGGCTCGTTCATGTTCGTCGGCCCGACCGGTGTCGGTAAGACCGAGTTGGCGAAGGCGTTGGCGGACTTCCTGTTCGACGACGAGCGCGCCATGGTCCGGATCGATATGAGCGAGTACAGCGAGAAGCATTCGGTGGCCCGGCTCGTCGGCGCCCCGCCCGGCTACGTCGGTTACGACCAGGGCGGTCAGCTGACCGAGGCGGTGCGACGCAGGCCGTACACCGTGGTGCTGTTCGACGAGATCGAGAAGGCGCATCCGGATGTCTTCGACATCCTGCTCGCCGTGCTCGACGAGGGCCGCCTGACCGACGGCCAGGGCCGCACGGTGGACTTCCGCAACACCATCCTCATCCTGACCTCGAATCTGGGTGCGGGTGGCGATCTGGAGTTCGTCATGAACGCCGTTCGCTCGGCCTTCAAACCGGAGTTCCTCAACCGCCTCGACGATGTGGTCATGTTCCACGCCCTCGACGAGGAGCAACTGGAGTCCATCGTCGATATCCAGCTCGACCAGCTGCAGAAGCGGCTGTCGCAGCGCAGGCTGAAGCT is part of the Nocardia sp. NBC_00565 genome and encodes:
- the clpB gene encoding ATP-dependent chaperone ClpB codes for the protein MDSFNPTTKTQAALTAALQAASAAGNPEIRPAHLLVALLDQTDGIAAPLLKAVAVDPAIIRREARDIVDKLPRATGATTTPQLGREALAAITAAQRLATELGDEYVSTEHVLVGLADGDSEVTMLLMKYGATPDALREAFTAVRGSARVTSPDPEGTYQALEKYSTDLTDAARAGKLDPVIGRDTEIRRVVQVLSRRTKNNPVLIGEPGVGKTAIVEGLAQRIVAGDVPESLRGKSVVSLDLGAMVAGAKYRGEFEERLKAVLEDIKNSAGQIITFIDELHTIVGAGATGESAMDAGNMIKPMLARGELRLVGATTLEEYRKHIEKDAALERRFQQVLVGEPSVQDTIGILRGIKERYEVHHGVRITDSALVAAATLSDRYITSRFLPDKAIDLVDESASRLRMEIDSRPVEIDAVERAVRRLEIEEVALEKETDAASKQRLEKLRQELADDREKLNQLMTRWQNEKSAIDQVRVLKEELESLRGESERAERDGDLGKAAELRYGRIPALEKQLAEAEKASATAGDGEVMLKEEVGPDDIAEVVSAWTGIPVGRMMEGETQKLLRMEQELGKRVVGQPEAVQAVSDAVRRARAGVADPNRPTGSFMFVGPTGVGKTELAKALADFLFDDERAMVRIDMSEYSEKHSVARLVGAPPGYVGYDQGGQLTEAVRRRPYTVVLFDEIEKAHPDVFDILLAVLDEGRLTDGQGRTVDFRNTILILTSNLGAGGDLEFVMNAVRSAFKPEFLNRLDDVVMFHALDEEQLESIVDIQLDQLQKRLSQRRLKLAVSDSARFWLAVRGYDPVYGARPLRRLIQQSIGDTLAKELLAGEITDGDTVAVNVTPNGEGLIVGKG